A genomic window from Lotus japonicus ecotype B-129 chromosome 1, LjGifu_v1.2 includes:
- the LOC130727469 gene encoding glycosyltransferase BC10-like isoform X2, giving the protein MTFAYIYPQTSPATCYFSSSRDCHTYDPHPAGYFSRKLTDEEVESRVVTNELLKFLPVKTKNRKVAFMFLTPGSLPFEKLWHVFFQGHEGRFSIYVHASKEKPVHASQYFVGREIHSEPVSWGSFSMVEAEKRLLAHALIDPDNEHFVLLSESCIPVRPFEFVYNYLLFTNVSFIDCYVDPGPHGNGRYIEHMLPEVEKKDFRKGSQWFSMKRQHAIVVMADSLYFTKFKHHCRPNMEGGRNCYADEHYLPTFFNMIDPEGISSWSVTYVDWSEGKWHPRSFSAQEISDKLLKTLRSKDEVPHITSEAQRSVIITPCMWNGSKQPCYLFARKFYPETLDKLMHLFSNSSVF; this is encoded by the exons ATGACTTTTGCCTACATTTATCCACAAACGAGCCCTGCAACATGCTACTTCTCTTCCTCTAGAGATTGTCATACATATGATCCGCACCCCGCTGGCTACTTTTCGCGGAAACTAACTGACGAAGAGGTTGAATCTCGGGTTGTTACCAACGAGTTGCTCAAATTTCTTCCTGTCAAAACCAAGAACCGCAAAGTTGCCTTCATGTTCTTGACTCCGGGTTCACTTCCCTTCGAGAAGCTCTGGCACGTGTTCTTCCAA GGGCATGAGGGCAGATTCTCAATTTATGTACATGCATCTAAGGAAAAACCAGTACATGCCAGCCAATATTTTGTTGGTCGAGAAATTCACAGTGAACCG GTGAGTTGGGGGAGTTTTTCTATGGTTGAGGCAGAAAAGAGACTTTTGGCACATGCACTTATAGACCCTGATAATGAACATTTTGTCTTGCTGTCTGAAAG TTGTATACCTGTGCGCCCCTTTGAATTCGTGTACAACTACTTATTGTTTACAAATGTCAGCTTCATTGATTG CTATGTGGATCCTGGACCTCATGGAAATGGAAGGTATATAGAGCATATGTTGCCTGAAGTAGAAAAGAAGGATTTCAGAAAGGGTTCACAG TGGTTCTCAATGAAGCGTCAACATGCTATTGTAGTTATGGCAGACAGTCTCTATTTTACAAAATTCAAGCATCATTGCAGG CCTAATATGGAGGGAGGACGCAACTGCTATGCTGATGAGCATTACTTGCCAACCTTTTTTAAT ATGATTGACCCAGAAGGGATTTCAAGTTGGTCAGTAACATATGTTGATTGGTCTGAAGGAAAATGGCATCCTAGATCATTCAGTGCTCAGGAGATTAGTGATAAACTCCTGAAAACCTTAAGA TCCAAAGATGAAGTTCCACATATTACAAGCGAGGCACAG AGATCAGTGATAATTACCCCTTGCATGTGGAATGGGTCAAAACAACCATGTTATTTATTTGCCAGGAAGTTTTACCCAGAAACCTTGGATAAATTGATGCACCTTTTCTCTAATTCTTCTGTATTCTAA
- the LOC130727469 gene encoding glycosyltransferase BC10-like isoform X1, with protein MIMVGSRKKSQRRPTWIIVFVSVVCLIMTFAYIYPQTSPATCYFSSSRDCHTYDPHPAGYFSRKLTDEEVESRVVTNELLKFLPVKTKNRKVAFMFLTPGSLPFEKLWHVFFQGHEGRFSIYVHASKEKPVHASQYFVGREIHSEPVSWGSFSMVEAEKRLLAHALIDPDNEHFVLLSESCIPVRPFEFVYNYLLFTNVSFIDCYVDPGPHGNGRYIEHMLPEVEKKDFRKGSQWFSMKRQHAIVVMADSLYFTKFKHHCRPNMEGGRNCYADEHYLPTFFNMIDPEGISSWSVTYVDWSEGKWHPRSFSAQEISDKLLKTLRSKDEVPHITSEAQRSVIITPCMWNGSKQPCYLFARKFYPETLDKLMHLFSNSSVF; from the exons ATGATAATGGTAGGGTCAAGAAAGAAATCACAGAGGAGGCCAACTTGGATCATTGTATTCGTTTCTGTGGTATGCCTTATCATGACTTTTGCCTACATTTATCCACAAACGAGCCCTGCAACATGCTACTTCTCTTCCTCTAGAGATTGTCATACATATGATCCGCACCCCGCTGGCTACTTTTCGCGGAAACTAACTGACGAAGAGGTTGAATCTCGGGTTGTTACCAACGAGTTGCTCAAATTTCTTCCTGTCAAAACCAAGAACCGCAAAGTTGCCTTCATGTTCTTGACTCCGGGTTCACTTCCCTTCGAGAAGCTCTGGCACGTGTTCTTCCAA GGGCATGAGGGCAGATTCTCAATTTATGTACATGCATCTAAGGAAAAACCAGTACATGCCAGCCAATATTTTGTTGGTCGAGAAATTCACAGTGAACCG GTGAGTTGGGGGAGTTTTTCTATGGTTGAGGCAGAAAAGAGACTTTTGGCACATGCACTTATAGACCCTGATAATGAACATTTTGTCTTGCTGTCTGAAAG TTGTATACCTGTGCGCCCCTTTGAATTCGTGTACAACTACTTATTGTTTACAAATGTCAGCTTCATTGATTG CTATGTGGATCCTGGACCTCATGGAAATGGAAGGTATATAGAGCATATGTTGCCTGAAGTAGAAAAGAAGGATTTCAGAAAGGGTTCACAG TGGTTCTCAATGAAGCGTCAACATGCTATTGTAGTTATGGCAGACAGTCTCTATTTTACAAAATTCAAGCATCATTGCAGG CCTAATATGGAGGGAGGACGCAACTGCTATGCTGATGAGCATTACTTGCCAACCTTTTTTAAT ATGATTGACCCAGAAGGGATTTCAAGTTGGTCAGTAACATATGTTGATTGGTCTGAAGGAAAATGGCATCCTAGATCATTCAGTGCTCAGGAGATTAGTGATAAACTCCTGAAAACCTTAAGA TCCAAAGATGAAGTTCCACATATTACAAGCGAGGCACAG AGATCAGTGATAATTACCCCTTGCATGTGGAATGGGTCAAAACAACCATGTTATTTATTTGCCAGGAAGTTTTACCCAGAAACCTTGGATAAATTGATGCACCTTTTCTCTAATTCTTCTGTATTCTAA